One segment of Drosophila mauritiana strain mau12 chromosome 3R, ASM438214v1, whole genome shotgun sequence DNA contains the following:
- the LOC117145938 gene encoding sphingomyelin phosphodiesterase 4, whose protein sequence is MSQTMPPENLSSRLLTVLSLPLFERVHELRILFDRCSLRQVHEIFPHVVHSIFGIDGNPLGWGLRTTTLENNPLQFQTLNQFFGVCGPWMHVCHRLLVDQYKFELDINLLPAKFVSLLQNGQSPSFYAELINVETMMHQISTLSLNAFDFYVIHFVLHALQPLHSINPIAMQIHNVRSKTVYLKLVAEYLNNFLPLVPDARIEPVHFSSGIKAPQPLPAQALQPQRQPRYIKIPSSYGNGGNVSVGGGSPSASVGGNISPQSNSPNASSHRAYAWRSESVLHFFVDIWLRYDIESEHHLPSSDFVRGVRTLVKQVHFFANGAQLDHSSLCALRKVSLSMVKVRIYAFIVGLIDRWPLDSSLMVVLELWLSYIQPWRYTIAALNNKTPSLSYRPPISSCFDGFIIDNIIMYTHVFTQLMPHFGRLDYTVYRNAFMLYRLATIFSQHDLVDKLQRFEQIHAGNAFGFDSPQRQVNIMNKSVSPGTQWNQSVNTSSVKLFSYTMQTQMETFLLVISMARNSVLRDIAKLRNEIAERQRSEGFLKNFYKKIFGECTQEEVTVREFSRIPEVLRQCIDAFCRTFNVDQANLSMHETLPEEPSMPSAPAVQNFSFFDASDTLDTSKLNPHQMSLNASSLHAAVDPATLPIQTNEVRALVRMLHFVSEKINKKYGSQLQGFYVRDDYFGKVSRQLLYAPMTEQWFDKSSGHVEICENLVPPRVCLRPLGSISALTTIGCSMILGQLVWGSPLLGIFILATVLIVYIMLQALFS, encoded by the exons ATGTCGCAGACCATGCCGCCAGAAAACCTAAGC AGCCGCCTGTTGACGGTGCTCAGTTTGCCGCTTTTCGAGCGCGTGCACGAGCTGAGAATCTTGTTCGATCGGTGCTCCCTGCGCCAAGTGCATGAGATCTTCCCCCACGTTGTGCACTCCATATTCGGGATCGATGGCAATCCGTTGGGCTGGGGCCTGCGGACCACGACGCTTGAAAACAATCCGCTGCAATTCCAAACGCTGAACCAGTTCTTCGGTGTCTGTGGTCCCTGGATGCATGTTTGCCACCGCCTGCTGGTCGACCAGTACAAATTCGAACTAGACATCAATCTGCTGCCG GCGAAATTCGTTAGCCTACTGCAGAATGGTCAGAGTCCTAGTTTCTATGCGGAACTCATCAATGTGGAGACGATGATGCACCAGATTTCCACGCTCTCGCTCAACGCCTTCGACTTCTACGTGATTCACTTTGTGCTACACGCCCTGCAGCCACTGCACTCTATCAATCCCATAGCCATGCAAATCCACAATGTGCGCAGCAAAACGGTCTACTTGAAGCTGGTGGCCGAGTACCTTAACAACTTCCTGCCGCTGGTTCCAGATGCACGCATAGAACCGGTGCACTTTAGCAGCGGGATTAAAGCGCCACAGCCATTGCCAGCCCAGGCATTACAGCCCCAAAGACAACCGCGCTACATTAAGATCCCCAGCTCCTATGGCAATGGCGGAAACGTGTCGGTCGGTGGTGGCAGTCCCAGTGCAAGCGTTGGCGGGAACATATCACCACAGTCCAACAGCCCAAATGCCAGCTCCCACAGGGCCTACGCCTGGCGATCAGAAAGTGTTCTCCACTTTTTCGTAGACATCTGGCTGCGCTACGACATCGAGTCGGAGCATCATTTGCCCAGCAGCGATTTTGTGCGCGGCGTACGCACCTTGGTCAAGCAGGTGCACTTCTTTGCAAATGGCGCTCAGCTCGACCACAGTTCGCTGTGCGCGCTGCGTAAGGTATCGTTGAGTATGGTTAAAGTGAGGATCTACGCCTTTATAGTTGGTTTGATCGATCGTTGGCCTCTGGACAGCTCCTTGATGGTGGTGCTGGAGCTTTGGCTCAGTTACATTCAGCCATGGAGATACACCATAGCGGCGCTGAACAATAAAAC ACCTAGTCTTTCCTACAGGCCGCCAATTTCTTCCTGCTTCGATGGCTTCATTATCGACAACATTATTATGTACACTCACGTATTTACGCAGCTAATGCCACACTTCGGGCGGTTGGACTACACTGTGTATCGGAACGCATTTATGCTGTACCGTCTGGCCACAATCTTCTCTCAACATGATTTAGTAGATAAACTACAGCGTTTTGAGCAAATCCATGCAGGCAATGCTTTTGGCTTTGACTCGCCACAGCGCCAAGTCAACATAATGAA CAAATCCGTCTCTCCAGGCACTCAGTGGAATCAATCGGTGAACACAAGCTCCGTCAAACTGTTTAGTTATACCATGCAAACGCAAATGGAAACCTTCTTGTTGGTGATCAGTATGGCCCGAAACTCGGTGCTCAGAGACATCGCCAAGCTTCGAAACGAAATTGCGGAGAGACAGCGCTCTGAAGGATTTCTTAAGAACTTTTATAAGAAGATCTTTGGCGAGTGCACCCAGGAAGAAGTGACCGTGCGCGAGTTCAGTCGCATTCCGGAGGTTTTGCGTCAATGCATCGACGCATTCTGTCGAACGTTTAAT GTTGATCAAGCGAATCTATCTATGCATGAAACTCTGCCAGAGGAACCATCTATGCCTTCTGCGCCTGCTGTGCAAAATTTCAGCTTTTTCGACGCCAGCGACACTTTGGACACCTCAAAGCTGAACCCGCACCAAATGTCGCTCAATGCTTCTAGCCTGCATGCCGCTGTTGATCCCGCCACGCTGCCCATCCAGACCAATGAAGTTAGAGCATTGGTAAGAATGCTGCACTTCGTTTCGGAAAAGATTAACAAAAAG TATGGTAGTCAACTACAAGGATTCTACGTCCGCGACGATTACTTCGGAAAAGTGTCCCGGCAACTGTTGTACGCTCCGATGACGGAACAGTGGTTTGACAAAAGCTCCGGCCACGTTGAAATATGTGAAAATCTGGTTCCTCCGCGAGTTTGCCTACGACCATTGGGCTCTATATCCGCTCTCACAACGATCGGTTGCTCGATGATCCTTGGACAACTGGTGTGGGGTTCCCCACTCCTGGGAATATTTATTCTGGCGACTGTGCTAATAGTCTATATCATGCTGCAGGCATTGTTTTCCTAG
- the LOC117145940 gene encoding cytochrome P450 315a1, mitochondrial isoform X1: protein MTEKRERPGPLRWLRHLLDQLLVRILSLSLFRSSCDPPPLQRFPATELPSAVAAAKYVPIPRVKGLPVVGTLVDLIAAGGATHLHKYIDARHKQYGPIFRERLGGTQDAVFVSSANLMRGVFQHEGQYPQHPLPDAWTLYNQQHACQRGLFFMEGAEWLHNRRILNRLLLNGNLNWMDVHIESCTRRMVDQWKRRTAEAAAIPLAEGGEIRSYELPLLEQQLYRWSIEVLCCIMFGTSVLTCPKIQSSLDYFTQIVHKVFEHSSRLMTFPPRLAQILRLPIWRDFEANVDEVLREGAAIIDHCIRVQEDQRRSHDEALYHRLQAADVPGDMIKRIFVDLVIAAGDTLHLIQTAFSSQWALFALSKEPMLQKRLAKERATNDSRLMHGLIKESLRLYPVAPFIGRYLPQDAQLGGHFIEKDTMVLLSLYTAGRDPSHFEQPERVLPERWCIGESEQVHKSHGSLPFAIGQRSCIGRRVALKQLHSLLGRCAAQFEMSCLNEKPVDSVLRMVTVPDQTLRLALRPRTE from the exons ATGACCGAGAAGAGAGAGCGGCCGGGCCCGCTGCGCTGGCTGAGACACCTGCTCGACCAGCTCCTGGTGCGAATCCTTAGCCTGAGCCTCTTCCGTTCGAGCTGCGATCCGCCGCCCTTGCAACGTTTTCCCGCAACGGAACTACCGTCTGCCGTCGCCGCCGCCAAATACGTGCCCATTCCGAGGGTGAAGGGACTTCCGGTAGTCGGGACACTTGTGGATCTTATAGCCGCCGGCGGAGCCACGCA CCTTCATAAGTACATCGATGCGAGGCACAAGCAGTATGGTCCCATTTTCCGGGAGCGCTTGGGCGGTACCCAGGATGCAGTGTTCGTGTCGTCAGCGAATCTCATGCGCGGAGTCTTCCAGCACGAGGGTCAGTATCCGCAGCATCCGCTGCCGGATGCCTGGACGCTGTATAACCAGCAACATGCCTGCCAACGGGGACTGTTCTTCAT GGAGGGCGCCGAGTGGCTGCACAACCGACGCATACTTAATCGACTGCTGCTCAACGGAAATTTGAATTGGATGGACGTGCATATTGAGAGCTGTACCAGACGAATGGTGGATCAGTGGAAAAGACGCACTGCGGAGGCGGCGGCGATTCCGCTAGCGGAGGGTGGTGAAATCCGAAGCTACGAACTGCCCCTGTTGGAACAACAGCTCTACCGTTGGTCGATAGAAG TGCTGTGCTGCATCATGTTTGGCACCAGCGTGCTCACCTGCCCCAAGATCCAGTCCTCGCTGGACTACTTTACGCAGATTGTGCACAAGGTGTTTGAGCATAGCTCGCGACTGATGACATTCCCGCCTCGCTTGGCCCAGATTTTGCGCCTGCCCATCTGGCGGGATTTCGAGGCCAATGTGGATGAGGTGCTGCGTGAGGGAGCTGCCATAATCGATCACTGCATCAGAGTGCAGGAGGACCAAAGGAGATCGCACGATGAGGCGCTCTACCATCGCCTCCAGGCGGCGGATGTGCCAGGCGATATGATCAAGCGGATATTTGTAGACTTGGTCATTGCAGCAGGTGACACG CTACACCTCATACAGACCGCATTTAGCAGTCAGTGGGCTTTGTTTGCCCTTTCAAAGGAGCCGATGCTCCAGAAACGACTGGCCAAGGAGCGAGCTACCAATGATTCTCGGCTGATGCACGGCCTGATCAAGGAGTCCCTGCGTCTGTACCCCGTAGCTCCCTTCATTGGCCGATATCTGCCGCAGGACGCGCAACTTGGCGGTCACTTTATCGAAAAGGAT ACCATGGTGCTGCTCTCCTTATACACGGCAGGTCGCGATCCATCACACTTTGAGCAGCCGGAACGTGTGCTCCCGGAGCGCTGGTGCATTGGAGAGTCGGAGCAGGTGCATAAGTCACACGGCAGTCTGCCTTTTGCCATCGGCCAGCGGTCTTGCATTGGTCGCCGTGTGGCACTCAAGCAGCTCCACTCCCTGCTGGGCCGATGTGCCGCCCAGTTTGAGATGAGCTGCCTCAACGAGAAACCCGTTGACAGCGTGCTCCGCATGGTCACCGTGCCCGATCAGACTTTGCGTTTAGCCCTTCGGCCGCGAACCGAGTGA
- the LOC117145940 gene encoding cytochrome P450 315a1, mitochondrial isoform X2, translating to MTEKRERPGPLRWLRHLLDQLLVRILSLSLFRSSCDPPPLQRFPATELPSAVAAAKYVPIPRVKGLPVVGTLVDLIAAGGATHLHKYIDARHKQYGPIFRERLGGTQDAVFVSSANLMRGVFQHEGQYPQHPLPDAWTLYNQQHACQRGLFFMEGAEWLHNRRILNRLLLNGNLNWMDVHIESCTRRMVDQWKRRTAEAAAIPLAEGGEIRSYELPLLEQQLYRWSIEVLCCIMFGTSVLTCPKIQSSLDYFTQIVHKVFEHSSRLMTFPPRLAQILRLPIWRDFEANVDEVLREGAAIIDHCIRVQEDQRRSHDEALYHRLQAADVPGDMIKRIFVDLVIAAGDTTAFSSQWALFALSKEPMLQKRLAKERATNDSRLMHGLIKESLRLYPVAPFIGRYLPQDAQLGGHFIEKDTMVLLSLYTAGRDPSHFEQPERVLPERWCIGESEQVHKSHGSLPFAIGQRSCIGRRVALKQLHSLLGRCAAQFEMSCLNEKPVDSVLRMVTVPDQTLRLALRPRTE from the exons ATGACCGAGAAGAGAGAGCGGCCGGGCCCGCTGCGCTGGCTGAGACACCTGCTCGACCAGCTCCTGGTGCGAATCCTTAGCCTGAGCCTCTTCCGTTCGAGCTGCGATCCGCCGCCCTTGCAACGTTTTCCCGCAACGGAACTACCGTCTGCCGTCGCCGCCGCCAAATACGTGCCCATTCCGAGGGTGAAGGGACTTCCGGTAGTCGGGACACTTGTGGATCTTATAGCCGCCGGCGGAGCCACGCA CCTTCATAAGTACATCGATGCGAGGCACAAGCAGTATGGTCCCATTTTCCGGGAGCGCTTGGGCGGTACCCAGGATGCAGTGTTCGTGTCGTCAGCGAATCTCATGCGCGGAGTCTTCCAGCACGAGGGTCAGTATCCGCAGCATCCGCTGCCGGATGCCTGGACGCTGTATAACCAGCAACATGCCTGCCAACGGGGACTGTTCTTCAT GGAGGGCGCCGAGTGGCTGCACAACCGACGCATACTTAATCGACTGCTGCTCAACGGAAATTTGAATTGGATGGACGTGCATATTGAGAGCTGTACCAGACGAATGGTGGATCAGTGGAAAAGACGCACTGCGGAGGCGGCGGCGATTCCGCTAGCGGAGGGTGGTGAAATCCGAAGCTACGAACTGCCCCTGTTGGAACAACAGCTCTACCGTTGGTCGATAGAAG TGCTGTGCTGCATCATGTTTGGCACCAGCGTGCTCACCTGCCCCAAGATCCAGTCCTCGCTGGACTACTTTACGCAGATTGTGCACAAGGTGTTTGAGCATAGCTCGCGACTGATGACATTCCCGCCTCGCTTGGCCCAGATTTTGCGCCTGCCCATCTGGCGGGATTTCGAGGCCAATGTGGATGAGGTGCTGCGTGAGGGAGCTGCCATAATCGATCACTGCATCAGAGTGCAGGAGGACCAAAGGAGATCGCACGATGAGGCGCTCTACCATCGCCTCCAGGCGGCGGATGTGCCAGGCGATATGATCAAGCGGATATTTGTAGACTTGGTCATTGCAGCAGGTGACACG ACCGCATTTAGCAGTCAGTGGGCTTTGTTTGCCCTTTCAAAGGAGCCGATGCTCCAGAAACGACTGGCCAAGGAGCGAGCTACCAATGATTCTCGGCTGATGCACGGCCTGATCAAGGAGTCCCTGCGTCTGTACCCCGTAGCTCCCTTCATTGGCCGATATCTGCCGCAGGACGCGCAACTTGGCGGTCACTTTATCGAAAAGGAT ACCATGGTGCTGCTCTCCTTATACACGGCAGGTCGCGATCCATCACACTTTGAGCAGCCGGAACGTGTGCTCCCGGAGCGCTGGTGCATTGGAGAGTCGGAGCAGGTGCATAAGTCACACGGCAGTCTGCCTTTTGCCATCGGCCAGCGGTCTTGCATTGGTCGCCGTGTGGCACTCAAGCAGCTCCACTCCCTGCTGGGCCGATGTGCCGCCCAGTTTGAGATGAGCTGCCTCAACGAGAAACCCGTTGACAGCGTGCTCCGCATGGTCACCGTGCCCGATCAGACTTTGCGTTTAGCCCTTCGGCCGCGAACCGAGTGA